From Vitis vinifera cultivar Pinot Noir 40024 chromosome 14, ASM3070453v1, a single genomic window includes:
- the LOC100261660 gene encoding exocyst complex component EXO70E2 codes for MGDCKSVAPGLEGEENLIAAAQHIVKALGSNKNLTDDVRKILVDLGTQLSTITIADENKSEGVNEIEDRLVAAQDKVMSWEADQCMVWDSGPEEAAEYLKAVEEVRKLTEVLESLCLNKDSEGDELLRRAYDVLQTAMARLEEEFRYLLFQNRQPFEPEHMSFRSNDEDVVDEGSIISFEDDPVEDSLQTDSISRSSEDYIIHLVHPEVIPDLKSIANLMLSSNYDQECSQAYISVRKDALDECLSILEMEKLSIEDVLKMEWAGLNSKIRRWVRAMKIFVRVYLASEKWLSDQVFGEVGSVSSACFVEASRASIFQLLNFGEAIVIGPHKPEKLMRILDMYEVLADLLPDIDGIYQEDIGSSVRTECREVLGGLGDCVRATFLEFENAIASNTSTNPFAGGGIHPLTRYVMNYIKILTDYSNTINLLFEDHDRADPGSLSSNTSPVTEEENKSGSSSCSTPTGLHFRALISVLECNLEDKSKLYRDVALQHLFLMNNIHYMTEKVKNSELRDVFGDEWIRKHNWKFQQHAMNYERASWSSILLLLKEEGIQNSNSNSPSKTVLKDRLRSFNVAFEELYKSQTAWLIPDSQLRDELQISTSLKVVQAYRTFVGRHNPHISDKHIKYSPDDLQNFLLDLFEGSPKSLPNTHRR; via the coding sequence ATGGGGGATTGTAAATCTGTAGCTCCGGGGTTGGAAGGGGAGGAAAACTTGATTGCTGCAGCACAGCACATAGTGAAGGCGTTGGGGTCTAATAAGAACCTTACTGATGATGTGAGGAAGATTTTGGTGGATCTTGGTACCCAGTTGTCGACCATAACCATAGCCGATGAAAACAAGAGTGAGGGGGTAAATGAAATTGAAGACCGGCTTGTTGCTGCACAGGACAAGGTGATGAGTTGGGAAGCTGATCAGTGTATGGTATGGGATTCAGGCCCTGAGGAAGCTGCTGAGTATCTGAAGGCTGTTGAGGAAGTGAGAAAATTGACGGAAGTCTTGGAAAGCTTGTGTTTGAACAAAGATAGTGAAGGGGATGAGCTCCTACGGAGAGCTTATGATGTTTTACAGACAGCAATGGCAAGGCTTGAGGAAGAGTTCAGATACTTGCTTTTTCAGAATCGGCAACCCTTTGAGCCTGAACACATGTCTTTTCGTTCTAATGATGAGGATGTGGTGGACGAGGGCTCAATCATATCTTTTGAGGATGACCCAGTTGAGGACTCCCTTCAGACTGATAGTATTAGCAGAAGTTCTGAGGACTACATCATTCACTTGGTCCATCCAGAAGTGATTCCTGACCTCAAATCCATAGCAAATTTAATGTTAAGTTCAAATTATGATCAGGAATGCTCTCAGGCCTATATAAGTGTCCGCAAGGATGCCTTGGATGAGTGCCTCTCCATTCTTGAAATGGAGAAGTTGAGCATTGAGGATGTCCTTAAGATGGAGTGGGCAGGCTTGAATTCCAAGATTAGGAGATGGGTTCGGGCTATGAAGATATTTGTGCGCGTCTATCTTGCTAGCGAGAAATGGCTAAGTGACCAAGTTTTTGGGGAGGTTGGATCAGTTAGTTCAGCTTGTTTTGTGGAGGCATCACGGGCTTCAATTTTTCAGCTGCTGAATTTTGGTGAGGCCATAGTTATTGGTCCCCACAAACCAGAAAAATTGATGCGCATACTCGACATGTATGAGGTGCTAGCAGATCTTCTTCCAGATATTGATGGTATATACCAGGAGGATATAGGTTCTTCTGTTAGAACCGAGTGTCGTGAGGTTCTAGGGGGATTGGGTGACTGTGTGAGGGCAACCTTTCTTGAATTTGAGAATGCCATTGCATCAAACACATCAACAAATCCTTTTGCAGGGGGTGGAATCCACCCACTGACTAGGTATGTCATGAACTACATCAAGATTCTTACCGATTACAGTAATACCATTAATTTGCTATTCGAGGACCATGACAGAGCAGATCCTGGTTCATTGTCATCCAACACAAGTCCAGTTACAGAAGAGGAGAACAAAAGTGGAAGCTCTTCTTGCAGTACTCCAACGGGTCTCCACTTCCGGGCACTGATTTCAGTTCTTGAATGCAACCTTGAGGATAAGTCCAAGTTGTACAGGGATGTTGCTTTACAACACCTGTTCTTGATGAACAACATTCACTACATGACTGAAAAGGTTAAGAATTCTGAACTCAGGGATGTTTTTGGGGATGAATGGATTCGCAAGCATAACTGGAAATTCCAACAGCATGCAATGAACTATGAGAGAGCTTCTTGGAGTTCAATCTTGCTTTTACTCAAGGAGGAAGGGATTCAGAACTCCAATTCGAATTCTCCATCGAAAACTGTTTTGAAGGATAGGCTCCGGAGCTTTAATGTTGCTTTTGAGGAGCTCTACAAATCCCAGACAGCATGGCTGATCCCAGACAGTCAGCTTCGAGACGAGTTACAAATCTCAACGTCCCTCAAAGTAGTCCAGGCTTATCGGACATTTGTGGGAAGACATAACCCTCATATCAGTGACAAGCACATAAAGTACAGTCCTGATGATCTACAGAACTTCCTCTTGGATCTCTTTGAGGGATCTCCAAAATCACTGCCAAATACCCACAGGAGGTGA
- the LOC100266848 gene encoding serine carboxypeptidase-like 25, giving the protein MGMVNREISASMVLLSLLLIAVVDAGSHGVNGVRGGEEEEADRITALPGQPKVSFQQYSGYVTVNHVAGRALFYWLNEAVHDPLSKPLVIWLNGGPGCSSVAYGASEEIGPFRINKTASGLYLNKFSWNTLANLLFLETPAGVGFSYSNKSSDLLDTGDRRTAKDSLVFLVRWLERFPRYKHREVYINGESYAGHYVPQLAREIMAYNAKYKHAINLKGIMVGNAVTDNYYDNLGTVTYWWSHAMISDKTYRQLINTCDFHRQKESNECESLYSYAMDQEFGNIDQYNIYAPPCNNSDGSGATRQTIRLPHRSHRIFRQISGYDPCTEKYAEIYYNRPDVQKALHANTTKIPYGWTACSEVLNRNWNDTAESVLPIYREMIAAGLRVWVFSGDVDSVVPVTATRYSLAHLKLATKIPWYPWYVKKQVGGWTEVYEGLTFATVRGAGHEVPLFKPRAALELFKSFLRGLPLPKS; this is encoded by the exons ATGGGCATGGTCAACAGAGAGATCTCAGCCTCCATGGTACTACTGTCTCTCCTGCTCATTGCCGTGGTGGATGCAGGAAGTCATGGAGTGAATGGAGTAAGgggaggagaagaagaagaagctgatagGATAACAGCACTTCCTGGACAGCCCAAGGTCTCTTTTCAGCAGTACTCCGGCTATGTCACTGTTAACCATGTTGCTGGTAGAGCCCTCTTCTACTGGCTCAATGAGGCTGTCCATGACCCCTTGTCCAAACCTCTGGTCATTTGGCTTAATGGAG GTCCTGGTTGCTCTTCTGTGGCGTATGGGGCATCTGAAGAAATAGGCCCATTTAGGATCAACAAGACTGCTTCAGGCCTGTACCTTAACAAGTTCTCATGGAACACTCTGGCTAATCTCTTGTTCCTGGAGACCCCAGCTGGGGTTGGCTTCTCTTACAGCAACAAATCCTCCGATCTGCTCGACACTGGCGACCGTCGCACTG CCAAGGACTCATTGGTGTTCCTGGTTCGATGGCTTGAACGATTCCCACGCTATAAGCACCGTGAAGTGTACATCAACGGTGAGAGCTATGCAGGCCATTATGTTCCTCAGCTGGCTAGAGAAATTATGGCCTACAACGCCAAATATAAGCATGCCATAAATCTCAAAGGAATAATG GTTGGCAATGCAGTAACAGACAACTACTATGACAACCTGGGAACAGTCACGTACTGGTGGAGCCACGCCATGATCTCTGATAAAACGTACCGGCAGCTCATCAATACATGTGATTTTCATCGCCAAAAGGAATCAAATGAGTGTGAATCCTTGTACAGTTATGCCATGGATCAAGAATTTGGAAACATCGATCAGTACAACATATATGCTCCTCCTTGCAACAATTCAGATGGCAGTGGCGCCACCCGCCAGACTATTCGCTTGCCTCATCGATCTCATAgg ATTTTCAGGCAGATATCTGGCTATGATCCATGTACTGAAAAATATGCTGAGATTTACTACAATAGGCCTGATGTGCAGAAAGCACTGCATGCCAATACTACCAAAATTCCCTACGGATGGACTGCCTGCAG TGAGGTCCTAAACCGCAATTGGAACGACACAGCCGAATCCGTCCTCCCCATTTACCGAGAAATGATCGCGGCTGGTCTGAGAGTCTGGGTTTTCAG CGGGGATGTCGACTCGGTGGTGCCAGTCACAGCCACTAGGTATTCCCTTGCGCACCTCAAATTGGCAACCAAAATTCCATGGTATCCGTGGTATGTTAAGAAGCAG GTGGGAGGGTGGACAGAAGTGTATGAGGGGCTAACATTTGCGACAGTGAGAGGAGCAGGACATGAAGTACCACTTTTCAAGCCAAGAGCAGCACTTGAGCTATTCAAATCATTTTTGAGAGGCCTCCCTCTTCCCAAGTCTTGA
- the LOC100244709 gene encoding uncharacterized protein LOC100244709: METVLETPLKNPVQSENPLSDYKTPPPNQETAQKIQNSANDSGNKTATPDRLKVPKAFKYPERYRSPTDLMISPVSKGLLARSRKTGSLLPPAKIQPKVQDLRVQEVGLFQA; this comes from the exons ATGGAGACAGTGCTTGAAACGCCCCTCAAAAATCCAGTTCAATCCGAAAACCCCCTCTCTGACTACAAAACGCCACCCCCAAATCAAGAAACGGCCCAGAAAATCCAGAATTCTGCCAACGATTCCGGCAATAAAACCGCTACGCCCGACAGGCTCAAGGTGCCCAAGGCATTCAAGTACCCTGAGAG GTACAGAAGCCCAACTGATCTCATGATATCACCAGTTTCAAAGGGTCTTCTTGCTAGAAGCAGAAAGACGGGTTCCCTCTTACCTCCTGCAAAAATTCAGCCTAAG GTTCAGGATTTGCGTGTCCAGGAAGTGGGTCTTTTTCAAGCTTGA
- the LOC100249838 gene encoding protein CHLORORESPIRATORY REDUCTION 7, chloroplastic, whose translation MLKLEGSMVAVEGALGKQLFSNGVQNFNSKLASKPQIQVPRPETITVYQTSFYLRVPKISTQHRDAVKSYAMRRRRAYSQTETYVLMEPGKDEEFVSQEELKARLKGWLENWPGKALPPDLAKFQTIDDAVMYLVKAVCELEIDGDVGSIQWYEIRLE comes from the exons ATGCTGAAACTTGAAGGCAGTATGGTAGCCGTGGAGGGAGCCTTGGGGAAACAGCTGTTTAGCAATGGAGTTCAAAACTTCAACA GTAAGCTGGCATCAAAACCCCAGATTCAAGTTCCAAGGCCAGAAACAATAACAGTGTATCAGACTTCATTTTATCTCAGAGTACCCAAAATCTCAACCCAACACAGGGATGCAGTAAAG AGTTATGCGATGAGGAGGAGAAGGGCATATTCTCAGACTGAAACATATGTCTTGATGGAACCTGGAAAGGATGAGGAGTTTGTCTCCCAGGAAGAGTTAAAGGCCAGATTGAAAGGTTGGCTAGAAAATTGGCCAGGCAAGGCCCTACCCCCAGACCTTGCAAAGTTCCAAACCATTGATGATGCTGTCATGTACCTGGTAAAGGCTGTGTGTGAACTTGAAATTGATGGTGATGTTGGTTCGATCCAGTGGTACGAAATCCGGTTGGAGTGA
- the LOC104881634 gene encoding uncharacterized protein LOC104881634, translated as MEVRGDSPSEVNKRASSTADSSEESNLSKSNVLSNSLVISEQAAPLTPPWPVSSLEAYTQSGVDGSMQNGSTTQSPPIQTMGRSGGYDPNRIPSSVFASKPTTPLEWSVASSESLFSIHVGNASFSTEFAQLGKSGELTKSQELIFPSGLPPVTEAADMDRSSQDMEKGSGVRETSSQTTKEVFRENAEDHGKEKMPPAEGFRNSASSHHSDGSINSTLSFAFPVLDGNGGRSISVKVDTEKHQQQEQPQPQPQPQPQSLPHAPEATQNAAATKCLFTSVPVLKA; from the exons ATGGAAGTTAGAGGTGATTCCCCTAGTGAAGTCAATAAGAGGGCCTCTTCTACAGCAGATTCTTCAGAGGAATCAAATCTTAGTAAAAGTAATGTTCTTAGTAATTCCCTTGTCATATCTGAGCAAGCTGCTCCACTGACGCCGCCGTGGCCTGTATCATCACTAGAAGCTTATACTCAAAGTGGTGTTGATGGGAGCATGCAAAATGGATCAACAACCCAATCCCCTCCAATTCAAACAATGGGGCGATCTGGAGGCTATGACCCGAACCGGATTCCATCGTCTGTTTTTGCTAGTAAACCGACAACACCTTTGGAATGGAGTGTTGCTTCAAGTGAATCATTGTTTAGCATTCACGTGGGAAATGCCAGTTTCTCAACAGAATTTGCCCAGTTGGGTAAGTCGGGAGAATTGACCAAGTCTCAGGAGTTGATCTTTCCATCTGGCCTGCCTCCTGTTACTGAAGCTGCAGATATGGACAGAAGCAGCCAAGATATGGAGAAGGGCTCAGGAGTAAGAGAAACATCATCTCAAACCACAAAAGAAGTTTTTAGGGAAAATGCAGAAGATCATGGCAAGGAAAAGATGCCTCCTGCTGAAGGTTTCCGGAATTCTGCTAGCTCTCATCATTCTGATGGAAGTATTAATAGCACCCTCTCTTTTGCATTCCCAGT ATTGGACGGTAATGGCGGAAGAAGCATCTCAGTAAAGGTGGACACAGAGAAGCACCAGCAGCAGGAGCAGCCACAGCCCCAGCCCCAGCCACAGCCACAATCATTGCCACATGCCCCTGAAGCAACCCAAAATGCTGCTGCAACCAAATG TCTCTTCACATCTGTTCCAGTGTTGAAGGCATAG
- the LOC100254985 gene encoding LRR receptor-like serine/threonine-protein kinase RPK2 — translation MDCSSVIKWRSLCFFRVVFLIWVLGFPLKAVVSVSSDKSVLLQFKDSVSDPSGLLSSWKSSNSDHCSWLGVTCDSGSRVLSLNVSGGCGGGNSDLNALLGSQFPQLPLFGYGIMKNCTGGNVKLIGTLSPVIAKLTELRALSLPYNEFGGQIPIEIWGMEKLEVLDLEGNSMSGSLPIRFGGLRNSRVLNLGFNKIAGVIPSSLSNLMSLEILNLAGNMVNGTIPGFIGSFKELRGVYLSFNRLGGSIPSEIGSNCQKLEDLDLSGNLLVGGIPSSLGNCSQLRSILLFSNLLEEVIPAELGQLRNLEVLDVSRNSLSGSIPPALGNCSQLSALVLSNLFDPLLNIKNMKGDSNSGQLVSGNDDYNYFQGTIPVEITTLPKLRIIWAPRATLEGRFPSNWGACDSLEVINLSQNFFTGEIPEGFSRCKKLHFLDLSSNKLTGELVEKLPVPCMTVFDVSCNLLSGRIPRFYYGSCTRVPSNNRYVLESSSLSSAYVSFFANKGIVEAPLLFSKGDDSLSVFHNFASNNFNGTFESMPIASDRLGKQTVYSFLAGENNLTGPFPRNLFDKCYGLNRVVVNVSNNRISGQLPTEIGALCKTLTLLDASGNQINGSIPHSIGNLVSLVALNLSSNHLQGEIPSSLGKIEGLKYLSLAGNILTGPIPSSLGNLQSLEVLELSSNSLSGEIPRDLVNLRSLTVLLLNDNKLSGQIPSGLANVTTLSAFNVSFNNLSGPLPLNDNLMKCSSVLGNPLLRSCRLFSLTVPSSDQQGGVGDSQDYSASPSGSPTRSRSSSFNSIEIASITSASAIVSVLLALVVLFIYTRKCNPKSRILRSARKEVTVFNDIGVPLTFENVVRATGSFNASNCIGNGGFGATYKAEISPGVLVAIKRLAVGRFQGVQQFHAEVKTLGRLDHPNLVTLIGYHASETEMFLIYNYLPGGNLEKFIQERSTRAVDWRVLHKIALDIARALAYLHDQCVPRVLHRDVKPSNILLDDDFNAYLSDFGLARLLGPSETHATTGVAGTFGYVAPEYAMTCRVSDKADVYSYGVVLLELLSDKKALDPSFSSYGNGFNIVAWGCMLLRQGRAKEFFTAGLWDAGPHDDLVEVLHLAVVCTVDSLSTRPTMRQVVRRLKQLQPPSC, via the coding sequence ATGGACTGTTCTTCTGTGATCAAATGGCGTAGTCTGTGTTTCTTTAGGGTCGTTTTTCTCATCTGGGTCTTGGGGTTTCCTCTAAAAGCTGTCGTGTCTGTTAGCTCAGACAAATCAGTTCTTCTTCAGTTCAAGGACTCGGTCTCCGACCCGTCAGGGCTACTCTCCAGCTGGAAATCCAGCAATTCGGATCACTGTTCGTGGCTCGGCGTCACCTGCGATTCGGGCTCCCGGGTTTTGTCCCTCAACGTTTCGGGTGGCTGCGGTGGAGGTAATTCCGATTTGAATGCTTTATTGGGTTCTCAATTTCCTCAGCTTCCGCTATTTGGGTATGGAATTATGAAGAACTGTACGGGTGGTAATGTGAAACTGATTGGAACATTGTCTCCTGTGATCGCAAAACTTactgagcttagggctttatcGCTTCCCTACAACGAATTTGGTGGCCAGATTCCCATAGAAATTTGGGGTATGGAGAAGTTGGAGGTTCTTGATCTAGAGGGGAATTCGATGAGTGGATCGTTGCCAATTCGTTTTGGGGGTTTAAGGAATTCGCGGGTTCTGAATTTGGGGTTTAATAAGATTGCGGGGGTGATACCCAGCTCCCTTTCGAATTTAATGAGTTTGGAGATCTTGAATTTAGCGGGCAACATGGTTAATGGAACAATTCCAGGGTTCATTGGCAGCTTTAAGGAGCTGAGGGGAGTTTATTTGTCATTTAATCGGCTTGGTGGGTCTATTCCGAGTGAGATTGGGAGCAATTGCCAGAAGCTCGAGGATTTGGATTTATCAGGTAATTTATTGGTGGGTGGAATTCCAAGCAGTTTGGGGAACTGTAGTCAGCTGAGGTCAATTCTGTTGTTTTCCAATCTGTTGGAAGAGGTTATTCCAGCTGAACTTGGTCAGCTTCGGAATCTTGAAGTGTTGGATGTGTCAAGGAATAGCCTTAGTGGATCAATACCTCCTGCGCTGGGAAATTGTTCTCAATTGTCAGCACTTGTGCTCTCAAATCTATTTGATCCGCTTCTGAATATCAAGAATATGAAAGGGGACTCTAATTCAGGGCAGTTGGTTTCTGGTAATGatgattataattattttcaaggtACAATTCCGGTGGAGATCACTACCCTTCCAAAGCTCAGGATAATATGGGCGCCTAGGGCAACTCTCGAGGGTAGGTTTCCAAGCAATTGGGGAGCTTGCGACAGCTTGGAGGTAATAAACTTGTCTCAGAATTTTTTCACTGGAGAAATTCCAGAGGGGTTTAGTCGCTGCAAGAAGCTGCATTTTCTTGATTTAAGCTCGAATAAGTTAACTGGAGAGCTTGTTGAGAAACTTCCAGTTCCGTGTATGACTGTGTTTGATGTTAGCTGCAACCTCTTGTCTGGTCGCATCCCCAGATTTTATTATGGAAGCTGCACTCGTGTTCCTTCTAATAACCGATATGTGCTTGAATCCTCCAGCCTGTCATCTGCATATGTATCTTTTTTTGCAAACAAAGGAATCGTTGAAGCCCCTTTATTGTTTTCCAAAGGGGATGACAGTCTTTCAGTATTTCATAATTTTGCCAGTAACAACTTCAATGGTACCTTTGAGTCAATGCCAATTGCATCAGACAGACTGGGGAAGCAAACTGTTTACTCATTTCTCGCTGGTGAAAACAATCTTACTGGACCATTCCCTAGAAATTTGTTTGACAAGTGTTATGGATTGAATCGAGTGGTTGTTAATGTTAGCAACAACAGAATCTCTGGTCAGCTTCCCACAGAAATCGGTGCATTATGCAAAACTCTTACACTTTTGGATGCCTCTGGGAATCAAATTAATGGGTCTATACCCCATAGCATTGGGAATTTGGTGTCTCTTGTTGCTCTTAACTTGAGTTCAAACCATTTACAGGGTGAGATTCCAAGCAGTCTAGGCAAGATAGAGGGTCTTAAGTATCTGTCTTTAGCTGGTAATATTCTGACTGGCCCCATTCCGTCCAGCTTGGGGAATTTGCAGTCCTTAGAAGTGCTGGAACTTTCTTCGAACTCTTTATCTGGTGAGATTCCAAGAGATCTTGTGAACTTAAGATCCCTAACTGTTCTTCTGCTCAATGATAACAAGCTCTCAGGGCAGATTCCCTCAGGTCTGGCAAATGTGACAACACTCTCGGCATTCAATGTTTCCTTCAATAACTTGTCTGGGCCGCTGCCATTGAACGATAATTTGATGAAATGCAGCAGCGTCCTTGGAAATCCTCTTCTTCGGTCTTGCCGCTTGTTCTCTCTAACAGTGCCATCCTCAGATCAGCAAGGTGGGGTTGGAGATTCACAAGATTATTCCGCTTCACCTTCAGGAAGTCCAACAAGAAGTAGAAGCAGTAGTTTCAATTCAATTGAGATAGCATCCATAACATCTGCATCAGCAATTGTTTCAGTTCTTCTAGCTCTTGTTGTCCTCTTCATTTACACGAGAAAATGCAACCCAAAGTCCAGAATTCTGAGATCTGCCAGAAAGGAAGTAACAGTTTTTAATGACATAGGGGTTCCATTGACATTTGAGAACGTTGTGCGGGCAACAGGAAGTTTTAATGCAAGCAACTGCATTGGGAATGGAGGCTTTGGGGCAACATACAAAGCTGAGATCTCACCAGGAGTCTTGGTGGCAATAAAACGGCTTGCAGTTGGACGGTTCCAAGGGGTTCAACAGTTCCATGCCGAAGTCAAAACTCTTGGAAGGCTAGATCATCCCAATCTTGTGACTTTGATAGGTTATCACGCCAGTGAAACAGAGATGTTcctcatatataattatttgccTGGTGGTAATTTGGAAAAATTTATCCAGGAGAGGTCTACAAGGGCTGTGGATTGGAGGGTACTTCACAAGATTGCTTTGGACATAGCCCGAGCACTTGCCTACCTACACGATCAGTGTGTCCCACGGGTCCTCCATCGTGATGTCAAGCCTAGCAACATACTGTTGGATGATGACTTCAATGCTTATTTATCCGACTTTGGACTGGCCAGGCTTTTGGGACCTTCAGAAACCCATGCAACCACAGGTGTTGCTGGAACTTTTGGGTATGTTGCTCCTGAGTATGCAATGACTTGCCGAGTCTCTGATAAGGCCGATGTCTACAGTTATGGGGTGGTTCTGCTTGAATTATTGTCCGACAAGAAAGCCCTAGATCCTTCGTTTTCATCATATGGGAATGGCTTTAATATTGTTGCTTGGGGCTGCATGCTCCTGCGACAGGGCCGCGCCAAGGAGTTCTTCACTGCAGGTTTATGGGATGCAGGTCCCCACGATGATTTGGTAGAAGTTTTACATTTGGCTGTTGTATGTACTGTTGATTCTCTTTCTACCAGGCCTACAATGAGGCAAGTTGTAAGACGGCTGAAGCAACTGCAACCCCCATCATGTTAG
- the LOC100253142 gene encoding ninja-family protein AFP3, translating to MSMGEVGESGNRETQRVSVQMNGLPGDLLQRVIAGNLFPRKFEEAASEETGEIELSLGLSLNGRFGVDPKKAKMLTRSSSISDFMTPLRYQDRASTVLPITALTRTCSLPMETEEEWRKRKELQTLRRLEAKRKRTAKQRSYKTARSRDRDRASLEENCEEDKVVEDKPPMGRNGNHLQQPYLGMPSWTIGGFIPSKTERANGLGDGGLKGNTTPPPPPPPPLPPSSQGSVGSQRSSSGISEFESQPMQVKGVNKCSEARSPASIQSLPGQSEQKPLISPGTPEKSGKVGGVVAENQPKKPTISSRGVSEMARKVMEDMPCVSTTGDGPNGKKVDGFLYRYKKGEEVRIVCVCHGTFLSPAEFVKHAGGSDVAHPLRHIVVYPSSLL from the exons ATGAGTATGGGGGAGGTTGGAGAGAGTGGGAACAGGGAAACCCAACGTGTTTCGGTGCAAATGAATGGGCTCCCGGGAGATCTGTTGCAGAGAGTCATTGCTGGTAACCTTTTTCCGAGAAAATTCGAGGAAGCAGCAAGCGAAGAGACTGGTGAGATAGAGCTGAGTCTGGGGCTATCATTGAACGGTCGTTTTGGGGTGGACCCCAAGAAAGCGAAGATGCTGACGCGGTCGTCTTCCATTTCGGATTTCATGACCCCACTGAGGTACCAAGACAGAGCATCCACTGTGCTACCCATCACAGCGCTCACCAGAACGTGCTCCCTTCCAATGGAGACGGAGGAGGAGTGGAGGAAGAGAAAGGAGTTGCAGACGCTGAGAAGATTGGAAGCCAAGAGGAAGAGAACGGCGAAGCAGAGAAGTTACAAGACAGCCAGGAGCCGAGACAGGGATCGAGCTAGTTTGGAGGAGAATTGCGAAGAAGATAAGGTAGTTGAGGACAAACCACCAATGGGTAGGAATGGAAACCATCTGCAGCAGCCATACTTGGGCATGCCTAGTTGGACTATAGGAGGCTTCATACCTAGCAAAACCGAAAGAGCTAATGGGTTGGGTGATGGTGGTTTGAAGGGAAATacaacaccaccaccacctccaccgCCACCACTACCACCATCATCACAAGGGTCAGTGGGATCGCAAAGGAGTTCTTCTGGGATTTCCGAATTCGAGAGCCAACCAATGCAAG TTAAAGGAGTGAACAAATGCAGTGAAGCAAGAAGCCCAGCAAGTATTCAGTCTTTACCAGGCCAGAGTGAGCAGAAACCCTTAATCAGTCCTGGGACACCAGAGAAATCAGGCAAGGTTGGAGGAGTAGTGGCAGAGAATCAACCTAAGAAACCCACAATTTCTAGCAGGGGAGTAAGTGAAATGGCAAGGAAGGTGATGGAAGATATGCCGTGTGTGTCTACCACAGGAGATGGCCCcaatgggaaaaaggtagatgGCTTTCTTTACAGGTATAAGAAGGGAGAGGAGGTGAGAATAGTATGTGTTTGCCATGGAACCTTTCTGTCTCCCGCTGAGTTTGTTAAGCATGCTGGTGGCAGTGATGTTGCTCACCCGTTGCGGCATATAGTTGTTTACCCATCTTCTCTTTTGTAA